A genomic window from Flavobacteriales bacterium includes:
- a CDS encoding PorV/PorQ family protein: MNRQKTTMMKKRIAAVLLAGLMIPCGLLAGNEDRIGTAGGTQLLINPWARSSALASSNVASVIGIEGSFMNVAGLAFTRKTEMMFTNTDWMSGSDISINSIGLAQRVGESSVLGISVMSLDYGDFITATTDVPEGDGSTFAVNSLTIGLSYAKEFSNSIYGGMTVKVLSESMFNASTSGIAFDAGIKYVTGEQDQIKFGIALKNVGPPISFAGDGLSFQTTLNNGNIATAETRSAEHEIPSLIQIGAAYDFLLNENHTITTNAAFVSNAFSRDNYNVGVEYAFKNLFMLRGGYSFDQADDSSTDAATFLTGLTAGLSIQAPIGKDGGSIGVDYTYRDTSPFDGVHSIGARIDI, from the coding sequence TTGAATAGACAGAAAACGACCATGATGAAGAAAAGAATAGCAGCCGTTCTACTAGCAGGATTGATGATTCCGTGTGGACTCTTGGCCGGGAATGAAGACAGGATAGGTACCGCAGGTGGTACTCAACTCCTGATCAACCCTTGGGCCAGATCATCGGCCTTGGCCAGTTCAAATGTGGCTTCGGTCATCGGTATCGAAGGTTCATTCATGAATGTAGCAGGACTTGCCTTTACACGTAAGACCGAGATGATGTTCACCAATACAGATTGGATGAGCGGATCGGATATATCCATCAATTCGATCGGATTGGCTCAACGTGTAGGAGAGTCATCTGTACTCGGTATTTCGGTCATGTCTCTCGATTACGGTGATTTCATCACTGCCACTACCGATGTACCAGAAGGTGATGGTTCTACGTTTGCAGTCAATAGCTTGACTATCGGGCTCTCCTATGCCAAGGAGTTCTCCAATAGTATCTATGGTGGAATGACGGTGAAGGTGCTGTCAGAATCCATGTTCAACGCGAGCACCTCTGGTATTGCTTTTGACGCGGGTATCAAGTATGTGACCGGTGAGCAGGATCAGATCAAATTCGGGATTGCACTGAAGAATGTAGGTCCTCCGATCTCCTTTGCCGGAGATGGACTTTCATTCCAGACTACGCTCAATAATGGAAACATTGCCACAGCTGAGACGAGGAGTGCAGAACATGAGATTCCTTCGTTGATCCAGATCGGTGCTGCCTATGATTTCCTACTGAATGAGAATCATACGATCACGACCAATGCTGCGTTCGTATCCAATGCATTCTCTCGTGACAACTACAATGTTGGTGTCGAGTATGCCTTCAAGAATCTGTTCATGCTACGTGGAGGATACTCCTTCGACCAAGCAGATGATTCAAGTACAGATGCTGCAACGTTCCTGACAGGACTTACAGCTGGTCTATCCATTCAAGCGCCTATTGGTAAGGATGGTGGCTCTATCGGAGTTGACTATACCTATCGCGATACCTCTCCATTTGATGGGGTCCACAGCATAGGTGCACGCATAGACATCTGA
- the greA gene encoding transcription elongation factor GreA, with translation MGQLAYYTEEGLQNLKNELKQLETVERPKISQQIAEARDKGDLSENAEYDAAKEAQGLLEMRIAKLKETIANARLVDETQVDDSKAFILSTVTIKNKSNGMEMSYTLVAENEADLAAKKISVDSPIGKGLLGKEVGDIAEIETPGGAMQFEIIRISR, from the coding sequence ATGGGTCAGTTAGCGTACTATACCGAGGAAGGACTTCAGAATCTGAAGAACGAACTGAAGCAATTGGAAACAGTAGAACGTCCCAAGATCTCTCAGCAGATAGCAGAAGCTCGGGACAAGGGAGACCTCTCTGAGAATGCCGAGTATGACGCGGCAAAAGAAGCGCAAGGTCTACTGGAGATGCGTATCGCCAAATTGAAAGAGACCATCGCAAATGCCCGTTTGGTAGATGAGACCCAGGTGGATGATAGTAAGGCCTTCATCCTGTCTACGGTGACCATCAAGAACAAAAGCAATGGGATGGAGATGAGCTACACACTGGTAGCTGAGAACGAGGCCGATCTGGCCGCTAAGAAGATCTCTGTCGATTCTCCCATCGGAAAGGGGCTTCTTGGCAAGGAAGTGGGCGACATAGCTGAGATAGAGACTCCGGGTGGAGCCATGCAATTCGAGATCATCAGAATATCTCGCTGA
- a CDS encoding HIT family protein, giving the protein MASIFSQIVAGDIPCYRVMEDDRYLAFLDINPLTPGHTLVIPKQEVDYIFDLDDDQLTGLHLFAKKVALKMNKVLTCERIGVCVIGLEVPHAHIHLIPINHVSDMDFSKPKLEIAADKMKELAEKISQA; this is encoded by the coding sequence ATGGCATCCATCTTCTCACAGATAGTGGCCGGTGATATTCCATGCTATCGAGTCATGGAAGATGACAGGTATCTGGCGTTCTTGGATATCAATCCCTTGACTCCGGGACATACGTTGGTCATACCGAAACAGGAGGTAGACTACATCTTCGATCTGGATGACGATCAATTGACTGGACTGCATCTATTCGCCAAGAAGGTGGCGCTGAAGATGAACAAGGTACTGACCTGTGAGCGGATAGGCGTGTGTGTCATCGGTCTAGAAGTGCCTCATGCCCATATCCACCTCATTCCCATCAACCATGTCTCAGACATGGATTTCTCCAAGCCTAAGCTGGAGATAGCAGCAGACAAGATGAAAGAGCTGGCTGAGAAGATTTCCCAGGCCTGA
- the ruvC gene encoding crossover junction endodeoxyribonuclease RuvC, with protein sequence MSRIPKESVILGVDPGTSVMGYGIILVEGNKVQMVTAGCIKLNKVDDHSIRLKNIFDRMVQLIDTYHPDQLSIEAPFYGKNVQSMLKLGRAQGIAIAAALSRDVPYMEYAPRRIKQAITGNGASSKEQVAAMLRSILQLDDLPKEHDATDGLAAAICHHYSNQGIGLVKGNSGGWSSFIKKNSDRIL encoded by the coding sequence ATGTCGCGTATCCCAAAAGAGTCGGTCATACTGGGTGTGGATCCTGGTACCAGTGTCATGGGTTACGGGATTATCTTGGTGGAAGGAAACAAGGTACAGATGGTGACCGCAGGATGTATCAAACTGAACAAAGTAGATGACCACTCGATCCGATTGAAGAACATCTTCGACCGCATGGTCCAACTCATCGACACCTATCATCCCGATCAGCTTTCTATCGAGGCACCATTCTATGGAAAGAATGTGCAGAGTATGCTCAAATTAGGACGTGCACAAGGGATAGCGATAGCTGCAGCACTCAGCCGGGATGTGCCCTATATGGAATATGCTCCACGTAGGATCAAACAAGCCATTACCGGCAACGGTGCTTCGAGCAAAGAGCAGGTAGCTGCAATGCTTCGCTCCATCCTTCAATTGGACGATCTACCAAAAGAACATGACGCTACTGACGGCTTGGCTGCAGCGATATGTCATCATTATTCCAATCAGGGAATAGGACTGGTCAAGGGAAATTCTGGTGGATGGAGTAGCTTCATCAAGAAGAACTCGGATCGTATTCTCTGA